The DNA region AATTGAAGAATTTGGCAGTATAAATATTTTAGTCAATAACGTTGGTGGTGGGGGTGCGGGCAAAGAAAGCCCCTCTGATATTTCGGTAAATGACTTTGCTCGAACTTTTCAACTTAATGTATTTAGTGCTTGGCGGTTATCGCAACTATGCGCCCCTGAGATGAAGAAGTCTGGGTATGGTTCGATTATCAGTATGTCTTCTATGTCTTCAATCAATAAAAGCCCTGCTATCAGCGCCTACGCTTCATCCAAAGCAGCAATCAATCACATGACTGCCAATCTAGCCTTTGATTATGGTCCTGATATTAGGATTAACGCAGTAGCACTAGGAGCGATAAAAACTGATGCTTTAGCTTCTGTGCTAACACCAGAAAGAGAAGAAAAAATGCTATCACACACGCCTTTAGGACGACTGGGTGAAGCAAAGGATATTGCAGGTGCAGTACTTTATTTTGCAGCACCCATATCCTCTTGGATAAGTGGACAAGTGCTGTTTGTCAACGGTGGTGGCGTACAAACCTTAGATTAATTAATTCAATAGTAGTAAATAAAACATTTAAAGGAATATAATGCGTAATTTGATTCAAAACTTGTCGGCAGGAATTCTTTTCTCTTTTGTCTCAACCGCAGCCCATGCAGAAGGAATATCAACTCATGTACTAGATATAGCAAATGGTGTTGGTAGAGCAGACGTACCAGTCACACTTTCGATGCAGGATGACAACAATTCTTGGACCGATATCGGTAGTGCGATAACGGAAGAAAATGGTCGTGTCGAATCTTTTGGCGAAGATATCACAGTAGAAGAAGGTGTCTATAAACTTACCTTTGATATGTCAGAAACGGGAGAGACTTTTTTCCCAGAAATTGATGTGGTATTTAACGTTGAAGATCCAGAAGAACATTATCACGTACCAGTAGTTGTCAGTCCTTATGGTTACAGTACCTATCGTGGAAATTAATCTTTTGCTCCACCTCCAATTTCTCAAGGAAAATAGCAAAAATTCCCGCTATGAACATAGCTGTTAGTTAAAGCGATCGCTTTATTAACGTCAGTTCGGGTTAAGAAAATTAATCTGTTGAGGTAGCTTAGAGCTTAAAGCTTTCGATCGTTCATAATAATTGTCATGAAATTTAACTTTAAAGCTGTAACACAGCTTCTACTAATAGTTACGTTAAGCACTACAGCGATGCCTACGGCTAGCTTCGCAATCGCTTGTACGGATAATTCCGAAGAGCCTACAATTATCCCACCTGCAAACGAAGAATCTGAAGTTGGTCGGGAGTCAGATGTGGCACAGCTAACTGCTATTGAAGGTACAGTTTGGAATTTAGTCAGCTATAACCAGCAGCCAATTCTAGCCGAAAGCGAAATAACCGTCGAGTTTGCCGAAGGGCGTGTAAACGGTTCGGCAGGC from Myxosarcina sp. GI1 includes:
- a CDS encoding META domain-containing protein encodes the protein MKFNFKAVTQLLLIVTLSTTAMPTASFAIACTDNSEEPTIIPPANEESEVGRESDVAQLTAIEGTVWNLVSYNQQPILAESEITVEFAEGRVNGSAGCIFILQTINSTIHSLILREWVRPRELVQMT
- the uraH gene encoding hydroxyisourate hydrolase, producing the protein MRNLIQNLSAGILFSFVSTAAHAEGISTHVLDIANGVGRADVPVTLSMQDDNNSWTDIGSAITEENGRVESFGEDITVEEGVYKLTFDMSETGETFFPEIDVVFNVEDPEEHYHVPVVVSPYGYSTYRGN